The Deinococcus hopiensis KR-140 sequence CACGCCGGGCGCGAGGGGTTCGCTGCGGCGCACCTTCAGCCAGCCCCTGTTCTCCACCCAGACGCGCTTCAGCGCGAGGACCTGTTCGGAATCGCCCAGCACGTACACCTTCACGCCGCCCTGTACGCCGTGCGGCCCCAGCAGGTGCCCCAGGCGGGTGGTGTTCTCGGGGACGCTCATCCCTTGCGCGGCGCGTCGAGGTCTACGTTCACGCGTTCGCGGGGGTCACTGGCCGCGCGGACCAAAATCCGGATCGCCTGAATCACGCGCCCCTGCCGTCCGATGAAGCGGCCTTCCTCGCCCGGCCCCACCCGGACGATCACCGTGGGCCCCCGCCTGGAGGCGCGCACGAGCGCGGGCTGGTCCACCACGTTCTGCGCCAGAAACAGCGTCAGTTCCACCGGATCGGTCTTCATGGCGGGCATTGTAGAGGGTCCGTGGAAAGGGAAGTGGCGTTCTGCCCGCCGGCCGCTCTGGGGCCGGGAAGCGGCGAGAAAGTCACCATCGTACACGCGGCGATCAGCGGCCGTGCCCCTGGCTTAGGGCTTGAGGATCAGCTCCAGCAGACCCGCGAGGACCATGACCGCGCAGGGAGACCGGCAACCAGAGGGGCAGCGCGTCTCCAGTGCCCACAACGACGGTGCCCACCAGCGTGACCGGGACGGTCAGGAATTCCGCCAGTTCGTACAGCCACCTCCCGGTGCGCTGGGCACGGGTCAGCTGGCTGCGGGGCGGCCCACCGTCTGGAGACAGCCGCTGCAATACGGCCGGTTGCTGCTCTCCAGACAGGCGAGTTGGAACCGGTGCCCGGCTGCTTGGGGCGCGCCATTCGCCTCAGCGAGCGCGTGCTGCCCCAAGGTTGGGAGGAGCAAGCCCCGTGGGCGGAAGCCATCAGCCCTTTCTCAGGAGAAGGCCCGGAACCGCAAAACAGGAAAGAGGCTCCCCGCGGGGAGCCTCTTTCTCAAATTCGGCGCTGCTTAAGCGACCTTAACGCCCTGCGACTTCAGCAGGCGGCGTGCGGTGCCCGTGGGCTGGGCGCCCTGGGCGATCCAGTGGGCGGCACGCTCGGTGTCGACCTTCAGGTAGTTCTCGGTGGTCTTGCGGGGGTCGTAGTGCCCCAGGTTCTCGATGTAGCCACCGTCGCGGGGGCGGCGGGCATCGGCGACCACGATGCGGTAGTGGGGGTTGTGGGTGGAACCGTAACGGGACAGGCGAATCTTAACCATGATTGAAAAACCTCGGGTGGGAATGTTGAGGGTGGGGCTCCCGCTTAGGTGGCGGGGTCATGCGCCCGCAGCAGCCAACCGAAGCGCACCGAAGGAGAGTATCAGAGGAGTGGGGCAAGGGGCAAGGGCCCTTCAAAAGGGCGGTGCGACGGGTTGACGCGAGCCGCCACTCACCTCGTTGAGCTGGAAGGCCATCCGGCCGGGGCCGAAGATGGGGCTGCCCCCCACCGTCCCCAGCGGCGCGCCCTGGTCCACCCGGTCCCCCACGCCTACCCGCGTGTCTGCGAGGCCGAAGTAGGCCGTTACCGCGGGGCCGTGGTCCACGAGCACCACCCAGCCCAGGCTGGCGTAGTTGGTGGTGGCGATCACGTTGCCCGCGAGCGCCGCCACCGCCTGCGCGCCGTCTCCACCCTCCACCACGATCCACTGCGCGCCGCCCTCGCCGTAAGGCTGGGTGATGCGGCCCCCTGGCAGGGGAAAGGCCAGCGGACCGCTGGAGGCGGGCAGGGGGGCCAGTTCCCTGACCGTCTGTTCCTGGGCCTGCTGCACCTGGGCCTCGCGCTGGGCCAGGGCTTCACGCTCCTGCTGGAGTTGGGCTGCGCGCCGCTGCTGGGCGGCGAGGGCGGCGTCCCGCTCGGCCTGTTCGCGCTCACGCGCAGCCTGTTCTCGCGCGGCCTGTGCCTGCGCCTGACGCAACGCCGCCTCGCGCGCCTGGGCTTCGGCGAGGGCGCGCGCCCGGCGCTCCCGTTCCAGCTGGGCCCGCCGCTCGCGCTCGGCCTGGATGCGCGCTTGTTCCGCTCGGATGCGGGCCTGGCGTTCCTGCTCCGCACGGACGCGCGCCTGACGCAGCGCTTCCTGCCGCGCCCGTTCCTGGGCCTCGCGGATGCGCCGCAGTTCGGCCTCGCGGCGGCGGCGCTCCTCTTCCAGGCGGCGGCGGCGTTCTTCTTCCAGCTGGGCGCGCTCCTGCACCGCCGCGCCCACCAGCCCACTGATGGTCCGCGCAGTCAGCGCCTGCTGCGCCTGGTTCTGCGCTGCGAGGA is a genomic window containing:
- a CDS encoding KH domain-containing protein, with product MKTDPVELTLFLAQNVVDQPALVRASRRGPTVIVRVGPGEEGRFIGRQGRVIQAIRILVRAASDPRERVNVDLDAPRKG
- the rpsP gene encoding 30S ribosomal protein S16, which gives rise to MVKIRLSRYGSTHNPHYRIVVADARRPRDGGYIENLGHYDPRKTTENYLKVDTERAAHWIAQGAQPTGTARRLLKSQGVKVA
- a CDS encoding murein hydrolase activator EnvC family protein, with protein sequence MTLRRKLLLSAALLTGTGEGWAQIPAASTAQKAPQKAAASNGGPLTSARLKALQRQLQEQRQQVRQQRQDLERLQKNIKNLSSQQRQTLARLNTLSTSVADLENETATLAERVQLAQAQLEGTSAQRRVTQVRVNRLQGDLRQLLSALYRERSGRYLQLLSQSRSLSDLLIRLKYVNRAGQYNVEVTRTLRSEVQTLTRQRTQQAQETANLEALQRERLDKLTELRDRRAEQTRLLSGLRRSEQGQRVLAAQNQAQQALTARTISGLVGAAVQERAQLEEERRRRLEEERRRREAELRRIREAQERARQEALRQARVRAEQERQARIRAEQARIQAERERRAQLERERRARALAEAQAREAALRQAQAQAAREQAAREREQAERDAALAAQQRRAAQLQQEREALAQREAQVQQAQEQTVRELAPLPASSGPLAFPLPGGRITQPYGEGGAQWIVVEGGDGAQAVAALAGNVIATTNYASLGWVVLVDHGPAVTAYFGLADTRVGVGDRVDQGAPLGTVGGSPIFGPGRMAFQLNEVSGGSRQPVAPPF